The Xylocopa sonorina isolate GNS202 chromosome 17, iyXylSono1_principal, whole genome shotgun sequence genome includes a region encoding these proteins:
- the LOC143431125 gene encoding uncharacterized protein LOC143431125 isoform X1, translating into MNCAAQERIHSMQSKSALVQDIKKEMVKNNGKLEQNNDESKSLSTELFPWILEFSKMCSHIHTEKSMTSLTKLMQFYVRNVSVSINECYTRPLRAAKLKDSISDTLMLFLYIYRDLSEDRDRSSYLNNMSNLLAFYIDMELKASRKSNEDHDKIYARLTSCLYVYLEHSTEHLLDTLIKVQFMCHNYHHILDPVIMKIIKNIPTHPESSIMYIRYFFIYCLWRKINENVAVKNQITAAAIASLGPLPSTFSPSLVEDVLPKVPKSQPNSTKALLQHKFDIKKHCEMFVKYCRESNGCVRQKDGPATSSSRINSELAQQENTANKDVEHVDNNVNSIISDETKQNESISLLKSFKPSNLEEKTSFKPLETFSNNISTKHVNPKTVKSNKIRLQKKCKKSNEIIIIDLTSDTVLTKCIKKRNSRKLPWLEEAKRRIDLKIVKTSQKKRKQKNVNHTHPSNTTSQSASHQSEDSSQLVSATRNIREKNESKVCRAVTTIEEGEDKMEIDKQPITCTENLRKPTESCVTVTKVNTNEVDIKASTVTSKAVLTEILPQSNQVSNISDTTANSNCLSNGDISSIQSDEKENDRFNKQTVIKRLIETDVFLEPEARERVESFTKVCDLETECPDVNSTTICTQYDSKDSSVNSNRSNFNVTNDDRTDRITLSRTDVELELNDQSVSDNGTLNVCLNETVCKSDCADKMVNSTVKSNELINAQSNDNNDVTIIEMARSVHASPVQDILNHEEKQQSMRVENSVMEEQFQSQIKSKSSKCTNGVRNEFCPQTELEICNYKKINKNIGENKSSIANIRESIFESHSMDKEDISNTVRVMCPNKNTENNENSCIDTNFRKPVEDIIDGKYDSNFGEYVNKEAAPCEYDRTLQVSPEVTSKEHDNLYKIIEEKNMYNIAENKYIVQDSELQDNIDGLSLLASVSQHVSHLKPGSDVKCDQIKVKDYATLRYSCYNQITDDEADTNDSSNTVSQMLENPSTDVINRIVGIYPESGLDKVTLRVEVTSDKAESGNGDNDLCKVVSHPEANVNYDVDAVTHNLALIENNVQTTKENTNVILNGETVVLLQKSPNSNLYIINKAAENSKDHNSDEEINRLKEKSWIFPSEECGQFEAVTSLEHTSYNLELIPYSKELSCQESKYSTVRGKGIKVEPEDSNFSDVKSYSKKVPLPTDMLSINSQMYQDVNIMSKPVDKRIPSKSNLAFRQNIKQEFNSIPNHIASNCAIPGCNGIHTHEVDAQHPIHIAATHPNTLPSICGNCAGNGDLCIPYHKHCTSVSCSLQINATTSLHSHGKSSSPCGRSRCSCLNCTYDIVAHCRQCMHPPTDTHVSCIESAPYFLPTHSSVQSPAVQERDRAKSDAVIDKLCDDQLLRKLEKDLLQNSTLEKLDVQCDSEKIFNKDAKIKLPLKKRWKAHAMAYGEMVKSEYELPLSKKEETRSGYHCSSSLVRRDYYKDVHVGGSHPNHTKENTRKIERQFRLANDQSDNTMCQESCLQRSVKTPVQQKEINLSNMNALKRFKIESIEQEGTYKKVNKTQAPLRQRRSSKRNVPKVNYSYTDVDPEWNPSGESKRKRKKTSR; encoded by the exons ATGAATTGTGCTGCGCAAGAGCGGATACACAGCATGCAGAGCAAGAGTGCTCTGGTGCAAG ATATCAAAAAGGAAATGGTTAAAAACAATGGGAAACTAGAACAGAATAACGATGAATCAAAGTCATTAAGTACTGAATTATTTCCTTGGATCTTAGAGTTTAGTAAAATGTGCAGCCATATACATACTGAAAAAAGTATGACATCTTTAACAAAACTTATGCAATTTTATGTGAG AAATGTAAGCGTCAGTATAAATGAGTGTTATACAAGGCCCTTGAGAGCAGCAAAATTAAAAGATTCTATTAGTGACACCTTAATGTTATTCTTGTATATTTATCGTGATCTTTCTGAG GATCGTGATAGGTCCAGTTATTTAAATAACATGTCGAACTTATTAGCATTCTACATAGATATGGAATTAAAAGCATCTAGGAAGAGCAACGAGGATCATGATAAAATTTATGCCAGACTTACTTCTTGCCTTTATGTTTATCTAG AACATTCCACTGAACATTTATTAGATACTTTGATCAAAGTACAATTTATGTGTCACAATTACCATCATATTTTAGATCCAGTTATAAT gaaaataataaaaaatattcccACGCATCCAGAgtcaagtatcatgtatatacgTTACTTTTTTATTTATTGTTTGTGGAGAAAAATAAACGAAAATGTGGCTGTTAAGAATCAAATAACTGCTGCTGCAATCGCATCTCTGGGGCCATTGCCATCCACGTTCTCGCCGAGTCTAGTAGAAGATGTATTGCCGAAAGTGCCAAAGAGTCAACCAAATTCTACAAAAGCTCTATTGCAGCATAAATTTGATATAAAGAAGCACTGTGAAATGTTTGTAAAATACTGCAGAGAAAGTAACGGATGTGTACGCCAGAAGGACGGACCTGCAACTTCGTCCAGTAGAATTAATTCGGAATTG GCTCAGCAGGAAAATACGGCTAATAAAGATGTAGAACATGTAGATAATAacgtaaattcaattatatcagATGAAACTAAACAGAATgaatctatttctttgctaaaaTCTTTTAAGCCTTCAAATTTGGAAGAGAAAACTAGTTTTAAACCTTTAGAGACATTTTCGAATAATATTTCTACGAAACACGTTAATCCTAAAACAGTTAAATCAAATAAAATTCGCttgcaaaaaaaatgtaaaaagtCCAATGAAATCATTATTATCGATTTGACCAGCGATACTGTACTCACAAAGTGTATAAAAAAAAGGAACTCTAGGAAATTACCGTGGTTGGAAGAAGCGAAAAGGAGGATCGACCTGAAGATAGTGAAAACATCACAGAAGAAGAGGAAGCAGAAGAATGTCAATCACACGCATCCATCGAATACAACTTCACAGAGTGCTAGTCATCAGTCGGAAGATTCGTCTCAATTGGTATCAGCCACTAGGAACATCCGCGAGAAAAATGAATCGAAAGTATGCCGGGCAGTCACCACCATTGAAGAGGGTGAAGATAAAATGGAAATTGACAAGCAGCCGATAACTTGTACAGAGAACCTAAGGAAACCGACCGAAAGTTGCGTTACTGTTACGAAAGTCAATACTAACGAAGTAGATATTAAAGCGTCTACGGTGACCAGTAAAGCGGTTTTAACTGAGATACTCCCACAATCGAATCAAGTATCAAACATTTCGGACACTACTGCGAATAGTAATTGTTTAAGTAATGGGGATATTTCGAGTATACAGAGCGATGAAAAGGAGAACGATAGATTTAATAAACAAACTGTGATCAAGCGACTGATAGAGACAGACGTTTTCTTGGAGCCTGAAGCACGCGAAAGAGTTGAAAGTTTTACAAAAGTCTGTGATCTAGAAACAGAATGCCCAGATGTAAATAGTACCACAATATGTACACAATATGATTCCAAAGATAGCTCTGTTAATTCTAATCGTTCTAACTTTAATGTAACTAACGATGATAGAACTGACAGAATAACGTTGTCGAGAACGGACGTGGAGCTCGAACTAAATGATCAGAGCGTCTCGGACAACGGGACATTAAATGTTTGTTTGAATGAAACAGTTTGTAAATCTGACTGCGCTGACAAGAtggttaattctacagttaaaTCCAATGAATTAATTAACGCGCAAAGTAACGATAACAATGATGTGACTATTATTGAAATGGCAAGGAGCGTGCACGCGTCTCCTGTTCAGGATATATTGAATCACGAAGAGAAGCAACAATCAATGCGCGTCGAAAATTCAGTAATGGAAGAGCAGTTTCAATCGCAAATAAAGTCGAAATCATCAAAATGTACAAACGGAGTGAGAAACGAATTCTGCCCGCAGACAGAATTGGAGATTTGTAATTACAAGAAGATAAACAAGAATATAGGAGAAAATAAATCAAGCATCGCTAATATTAGagaatctattttcgaatctcaTTCTATGGATAAGGAAGATATTTCTAATACTGTTCGTGTAATGTGCCCGAATAAAAATACTGAGAATAACGAAAATTCTTGTATCGATACGAATTTTAGAAAGCCTGTAGAAGATATAATAGACGGCAAATACGATAGTAATTTCGGCGAGTACGTTAATAAGGAAGCTGCTCCCTGTGAATATGACAGAACGTTACAAGTGTCGCCGGAAGTAACATCGAAGGAGCATGATAATTTATACAAAATAATAGAGGAAAAGAACATGTACAATATTGCGGAAAATAAATATATAGTTCAAGATTCCGAGTTACAAGACAATATCGATGGTCTGTCGTTGTTAGCTAGCGTTTCACAGCACGTGTCTCATTTGAAGCCCGGGTCGGACGTGAAATGTGACCAAATAAAGGTGAAAGATTATGCAACTCTGAGGTATTCTTGTTACAATCAAATTACCGACGACGAAGCAGATACCAATGATTCGTCGAACACCGTTTCTCAGATGCTTGAGAATCCATCCACGGACGTAATCAACAGAATTGTTGGCATCTATCCCGAAAGCGGGTTAGATAAAGTGACGCTACGCGTGGAAGTAACATCTGACAAAGCAGAGAGTGGAAACGGCGATAACGATTTGTGCAAAGTAGTTTCCCATCCGGAGGCGAACGTAAATTACGACGTAGACGCGGTGACACACAATTTGGCTCTCATAGAGAATAACGTGCAGACCACGAAGGAGAACACGAATGTGATACTCAATGGCGAAACCGTGGTTTTATTGCAAAAGTCTCCAAACAGTAATTTGTACATCATAAATAAGGCGGCCGAGAACTCGAAGGATCATAACAGCGATGAAGAGATCAACAGGTTAAAAGAGAAGAGTTGGATATTTCCATCCGAGGAGTGTGGACAGTTCGAAGCCGTAACTTCCTTGGAACACACATCGTATAATTTGGAATTAATACCGTACAGTAAAGAATTATCGTGTCAAGAGAGTAAATACTCTACGGTGCGCGGTAAAGGAATCAAGGTAGAACCCGAGGACAGCAATTTCTCAGACGTGAAATCGTATTCGAAGAAAGTACCCTTGCCAACTGATATGCTCTCTATTAATTCGCAGATGTACCAGGATGTGAACATAATGAGCAAGCCGGTGGACAAGAGGATACCGTCGAAGTCGAATCTGGCGTTTCGACAGAACATCAAACAAGAGTTTAACAGTATCCCAAATCACATCGCCTCGAACTGCGCGATTCCGGGATGCAATGGGATACACACGCACGAAGTTGACGCTCAACATCCCATACACATTGCCGCGACGCATCCCAACACCTTGCCATCGATTTGCGGAAATTGTGCTGGCAACGGGGACCTGTGCATACCATATCATAAGCATTGCACGTCAGTGTCGTGCAGTTTGCAAATAAACGCCACCACTTCCCTACATTCCCACGGGAAGTCGAGCAGCCCGTGCGGTAGATCGCGTTGCTCGTGTTTAAACTGCACCTACGATATCGTCGCGCACTGCAGACAGTGCATGCATCCGCCTACAGATACCCACGTGTCTTGCATCGAAAGTGCTCCGTATTTTTTGCCAACGCATTCGTCAGTACAAAGCCCCGCCGTCCAGGAGCGTGACAGAGCGAAGAGCGACGCCGTCATCGACAAATTATGCGACGATCAATTATTGCGTAAGTTAGAAAAGGACCTCTTGCAGAACAGCACGTTGGAGAAGCTCGACGTGCAGTGCGACTCGGAGAAGATATTCAATAAGGACGCGAAGATCAAGTTGCCCTTGAAAAAGAGGTGGAAAGCGCACGCCATGGCGTACGGCGAGATGGTGAAGTCCGAATACGAACTACCCCTCTCGAAGAAAGAGGAAACACGCAGCGGGTATCATTGCAGTTCCAGTTTGGTGAGAAGAGATTACTATAAGGACGTGCACGTTGGCGGCTCTCATCCGAATCACACgaaggagaatacgaggaagaTTGAGCGTCAATTTCGATTAGCGAACGATCAGTCCGATAATACAATGTGCCAAGAGTCTTGTCTTCAGAGGTCGGTTAAAACGCCCGTGCAACAGAAGGAGATCAATTTATCGAACATGAACGCGTTAAAGCGTTTCAAGATAGAATCAATAGAGCAGGAAGGAACGTACAAAAAGGTAAATAAAACACAAGCGCCTTTACGACAAAGGAGAAGCTCAAAAAGAAACGTTCCTAAAGTAAATTATTCTTACACCGATGTCGATCCAGAATGGAATCCGTCCGGTGAGTCAAAACGTAAACGCAAAAAGACTAGTCGATGA
- the LOC143431125 gene encoding uncharacterized protein LOC143431125 isoform X2: MNHVRADLYGADFKNDIKKEMVKNNGKLEQNNDESKSLSTELFPWILEFSKMCSHIHTEKSMTSLTKLMQFYVRNVSVSINECYTRPLRAAKLKDSISDTLMLFLYIYRDLSEDRDRSSYLNNMSNLLAFYIDMELKASRKSNEDHDKIYARLTSCLYVYLEHSTEHLLDTLIKVQFMCHNYHHILDPVIMKIIKNIPTHPESSIMYIRYFFIYCLWRKINENVAVKNQITAAAIASLGPLPSTFSPSLVEDVLPKVPKSQPNSTKALLQHKFDIKKHCEMFVKYCRESNGCVRQKDGPATSSSRINSELAQQENTANKDVEHVDNNVNSIISDETKQNESISLLKSFKPSNLEEKTSFKPLETFSNNISTKHVNPKTVKSNKIRLQKKCKKSNEIIIIDLTSDTVLTKCIKKRNSRKLPWLEEAKRRIDLKIVKTSQKKRKQKNVNHTHPSNTTSQSASHQSEDSSQLVSATRNIREKNESKVCRAVTTIEEGEDKMEIDKQPITCTENLRKPTESCVTVTKVNTNEVDIKASTVTSKAVLTEILPQSNQVSNISDTTANSNCLSNGDISSIQSDEKENDRFNKQTVIKRLIETDVFLEPEARERVESFTKVCDLETECPDVNSTTICTQYDSKDSSVNSNRSNFNVTNDDRTDRITLSRTDVELELNDQSVSDNGTLNVCLNETVCKSDCADKMVNSTVKSNELINAQSNDNNDVTIIEMARSVHASPVQDILNHEEKQQSMRVENSVMEEQFQSQIKSKSSKCTNGVRNEFCPQTELEICNYKKINKNIGENKSSIANIRESIFESHSMDKEDISNTVRVMCPNKNTENNENSCIDTNFRKPVEDIIDGKYDSNFGEYVNKEAAPCEYDRTLQVSPEVTSKEHDNLYKIIEEKNMYNIAENKYIVQDSELQDNIDGLSLLASVSQHVSHLKPGSDVKCDQIKVKDYATLRYSCYNQITDDEADTNDSSNTVSQMLENPSTDVINRIVGIYPESGLDKVTLRVEVTSDKAESGNGDNDLCKVVSHPEANVNYDVDAVTHNLALIENNVQTTKENTNVILNGETVVLLQKSPNSNLYIINKAAENSKDHNSDEEINRLKEKSWIFPSEECGQFEAVTSLEHTSYNLELIPYSKELSCQESKYSTVRGKGIKVEPEDSNFSDVKSYSKKVPLPTDMLSINSQMYQDVNIMSKPVDKRIPSKSNLAFRQNIKQEFNSIPNHIASNCAIPGCNGIHTHEVDAQHPIHIAATHPNTLPSICGNCAGNGDLCIPYHKHCTSVSCSLQINATTSLHSHGKSSSPCGRSRCSCLNCTYDIVAHCRQCMHPPTDTHVSCIESAPYFLPTHSSVQSPAVQERDRAKSDAVIDKLCDDQLLRKLEKDLLQNSTLEKLDVQCDSEKIFNKDAKIKLPLKKRWKAHAMAYGEMVKSEYELPLSKKEETRSGYHCSSSLVRRDYYKDVHVGGSHPNHTKENTRKIERQFRLANDQSDNTMCQESCLQRSVKTPVQQKEINLSNMNALKRFKIESIEQEGTYKKVNKTQAPLRQRRSSKRNVPKVNYSYTDVDPEWNPSGESKRKRKKTSR, from the exons ATATCAAAAAGGAAATGGTTAAAAACAATGGGAAACTAGAACAGAATAACGATGAATCAAAGTCATTAAGTACTGAATTATTTCCTTGGATCTTAGAGTTTAGTAAAATGTGCAGCCATATACATACTGAAAAAAGTATGACATCTTTAACAAAACTTATGCAATTTTATGTGAG AAATGTAAGCGTCAGTATAAATGAGTGTTATACAAGGCCCTTGAGAGCAGCAAAATTAAAAGATTCTATTAGTGACACCTTAATGTTATTCTTGTATATTTATCGTGATCTTTCTGAG GATCGTGATAGGTCCAGTTATTTAAATAACATGTCGAACTTATTAGCATTCTACATAGATATGGAATTAAAAGCATCTAGGAAGAGCAACGAGGATCATGATAAAATTTATGCCAGACTTACTTCTTGCCTTTATGTTTATCTAG AACATTCCACTGAACATTTATTAGATACTTTGATCAAAGTACAATTTATGTGTCACAATTACCATCATATTTTAGATCCAGTTATAAT gaaaataataaaaaatattcccACGCATCCAGAgtcaagtatcatgtatatacgTTACTTTTTTATTTATTGTTTGTGGAGAAAAATAAACGAAAATGTGGCTGTTAAGAATCAAATAACTGCTGCTGCAATCGCATCTCTGGGGCCATTGCCATCCACGTTCTCGCCGAGTCTAGTAGAAGATGTATTGCCGAAAGTGCCAAAGAGTCAACCAAATTCTACAAAAGCTCTATTGCAGCATAAATTTGATATAAAGAAGCACTGTGAAATGTTTGTAAAATACTGCAGAGAAAGTAACGGATGTGTACGCCAGAAGGACGGACCTGCAACTTCGTCCAGTAGAATTAATTCGGAATTG GCTCAGCAGGAAAATACGGCTAATAAAGATGTAGAACATGTAGATAATAacgtaaattcaattatatcagATGAAACTAAACAGAATgaatctatttctttgctaaaaTCTTTTAAGCCTTCAAATTTGGAAGAGAAAACTAGTTTTAAACCTTTAGAGACATTTTCGAATAATATTTCTACGAAACACGTTAATCCTAAAACAGTTAAATCAAATAAAATTCGCttgcaaaaaaaatgtaaaaagtCCAATGAAATCATTATTATCGATTTGACCAGCGATACTGTACTCACAAAGTGTATAAAAAAAAGGAACTCTAGGAAATTACCGTGGTTGGAAGAAGCGAAAAGGAGGATCGACCTGAAGATAGTGAAAACATCACAGAAGAAGAGGAAGCAGAAGAATGTCAATCACACGCATCCATCGAATACAACTTCACAGAGTGCTAGTCATCAGTCGGAAGATTCGTCTCAATTGGTATCAGCCACTAGGAACATCCGCGAGAAAAATGAATCGAAAGTATGCCGGGCAGTCACCACCATTGAAGAGGGTGAAGATAAAATGGAAATTGACAAGCAGCCGATAACTTGTACAGAGAACCTAAGGAAACCGACCGAAAGTTGCGTTACTGTTACGAAAGTCAATACTAACGAAGTAGATATTAAAGCGTCTACGGTGACCAGTAAAGCGGTTTTAACTGAGATACTCCCACAATCGAATCAAGTATCAAACATTTCGGACACTACTGCGAATAGTAATTGTTTAAGTAATGGGGATATTTCGAGTATACAGAGCGATGAAAAGGAGAACGATAGATTTAATAAACAAACTGTGATCAAGCGACTGATAGAGACAGACGTTTTCTTGGAGCCTGAAGCACGCGAAAGAGTTGAAAGTTTTACAAAAGTCTGTGATCTAGAAACAGAATGCCCAGATGTAAATAGTACCACAATATGTACACAATATGATTCCAAAGATAGCTCTGTTAATTCTAATCGTTCTAACTTTAATGTAACTAACGATGATAGAACTGACAGAATAACGTTGTCGAGAACGGACGTGGAGCTCGAACTAAATGATCAGAGCGTCTCGGACAACGGGACATTAAATGTTTGTTTGAATGAAACAGTTTGTAAATCTGACTGCGCTGACAAGAtggttaattctacagttaaaTCCAATGAATTAATTAACGCGCAAAGTAACGATAACAATGATGTGACTATTATTGAAATGGCAAGGAGCGTGCACGCGTCTCCTGTTCAGGATATATTGAATCACGAAGAGAAGCAACAATCAATGCGCGTCGAAAATTCAGTAATGGAAGAGCAGTTTCAATCGCAAATAAAGTCGAAATCATCAAAATGTACAAACGGAGTGAGAAACGAATTCTGCCCGCAGACAGAATTGGAGATTTGTAATTACAAGAAGATAAACAAGAATATAGGAGAAAATAAATCAAGCATCGCTAATATTAGagaatctattttcgaatctcaTTCTATGGATAAGGAAGATATTTCTAATACTGTTCGTGTAATGTGCCCGAATAAAAATACTGAGAATAACGAAAATTCTTGTATCGATACGAATTTTAGAAAGCCTGTAGAAGATATAATAGACGGCAAATACGATAGTAATTTCGGCGAGTACGTTAATAAGGAAGCTGCTCCCTGTGAATATGACAGAACGTTACAAGTGTCGCCGGAAGTAACATCGAAGGAGCATGATAATTTATACAAAATAATAGAGGAAAAGAACATGTACAATATTGCGGAAAATAAATATATAGTTCAAGATTCCGAGTTACAAGACAATATCGATGGTCTGTCGTTGTTAGCTAGCGTTTCACAGCACGTGTCTCATTTGAAGCCCGGGTCGGACGTGAAATGTGACCAAATAAAGGTGAAAGATTATGCAACTCTGAGGTATTCTTGTTACAATCAAATTACCGACGACGAAGCAGATACCAATGATTCGTCGAACACCGTTTCTCAGATGCTTGAGAATCCATCCACGGACGTAATCAACAGAATTGTTGGCATCTATCCCGAAAGCGGGTTAGATAAAGTGACGCTACGCGTGGAAGTAACATCTGACAAAGCAGAGAGTGGAAACGGCGATAACGATTTGTGCAAAGTAGTTTCCCATCCGGAGGCGAACGTAAATTACGACGTAGACGCGGTGACACACAATTTGGCTCTCATAGAGAATAACGTGCAGACCACGAAGGAGAACACGAATGTGATACTCAATGGCGAAACCGTGGTTTTATTGCAAAAGTCTCCAAACAGTAATTTGTACATCATAAATAAGGCGGCCGAGAACTCGAAGGATCATAACAGCGATGAAGAGATCAACAGGTTAAAAGAGAAGAGTTGGATATTTCCATCCGAGGAGTGTGGACAGTTCGAAGCCGTAACTTCCTTGGAACACACATCGTATAATTTGGAATTAATACCGTACAGTAAAGAATTATCGTGTCAAGAGAGTAAATACTCTACGGTGCGCGGTAAAGGAATCAAGGTAGAACCCGAGGACAGCAATTTCTCAGACGTGAAATCGTATTCGAAGAAAGTACCCTTGCCAACTGATATGCTCTCTATTAATTCGCAGATGTACCAGGATGTGAACATAATGAGCAAGCCGGTGGACAAGAGGATACCGTCGAAGTCGAATCTGGCGTTTCGACAGAACATCAAACAAGAGTTTAACAGTATCCCAAATCACATCGCCTCGAACTGCGCGATTCCGGGATGCAATGGGATACACACGCACGAAGTTGACGCTCAACATCCCATACACATTGCCGCGACGCATCCCAACACCTTGCCATCGATTTGCGGAAATTGTGCTGGCAACGGGGACCTGTGCATACCATATCATAAGCATTGCACGTCAGTGTCGTGCAGTTTGCAAATAAACGCCACCACTTCCCTACATTCCCACGGGAAGTCGAGCAGCCCGTGCGGTAGATCGCGTTGCTCGTGTTTAAACTGCACCTACGATATCGTCGCGCACTGCAGACAGTGCATGCATCCGCCTACAGATACCCACGTGTCTTGCATCGAAAGTGCTCCGTATTTTTTGCCAACGCATTCGTCAGTACAAAGCCCCGCCGTCCAGGAGCGTGACAGAGCGAAGAGCGACGCCGTCATCGACAAATTATGCGACGATCAATTATTGCGTAAGTTAGAAAAGGACCTCTTGCAGAACAGCACGTTGGAGAAGCTCGACGTGCAGTGCGACTCGGAGAAGATATTCAATAAGGACGCGAAGATCAAGTTGCCCTTGAAAAAGAGGTGGAAAGCGCACGCCATGGCGTACGGCGAGATGGTGAAGTCCGAATACGAACTACCCCTCTCGAAGAAAGAGGAAACACGCAGCGGGTATCATTGCAGTTCCAGTTTGGTGAGAAGAGATTACTATAAGGACGTGCACGTTGGCGGCTCTCATCCGAATCACACgaaggagaatacgaggaagaTTGAGCGTCAATTTCGATTAGCGAACGATCAGTCCGATAATACAATGTGCCAAGAGTCTTGTCTTCAGAGGTCGGTTAAAACGCCCGTGCAACAGAAGGAGATCAATTTATCGAACATGAACGCGTTAAAGCGTTTCAAGATAGAATCAATAGAGCAGGAAGGAACGTACAAAAAGGTAAATAAAACACAAGCGCCTTTACGACAAAGGAGAAGCTCAAAAAGAAACGTTCCTAAAGTAAATTATTCTTACACCGATGTCGATCCAGAATGGAATCCGTCCGGTGAGTCAAAACGTAAACGCAAAAAGACTAGTCGATGA